The nucleotide sequence GGTCTTAAAGAAAATGTCATTATTGGAAAGATAATCCCAGCAGGTACAGGATATAAAAAGAATAAATAAACCTTGTGGCTAAAAGAAAGAAGAAAAAAAGACCAGCTAAAAAAGATCCTAAAAAGGAGGGGGGACTTTTCCCTCTTCCCAAGCAGGTCAAAAAAACAATCATTAGCACATCGTTATTTTTAGCTAGTGTGGTACTTCTTTTTTCCTTTCTAGATCTTTCTGGATTAGCTGGAAGGTATCTTAAAAATATATTTATTATTTTAGTTGGAAGGTCGGTATTTATTATTCCGGTAGTATTTTTTATTGCTGGCCTTATCTTTATCAAAACAAAGTATAAGAGATTTCTATTACCTTTAATAATAGCATCAATTCTTGTTGTCCTAGGGTTATCCGGAATTTTTGAAATATTAACATCAGAATCAAGTTATTTTCCATCTCCCAATGGAACTAATGAAGGAGGATGGCTTGGAAATATCATAGGCTCTCCTTTATTGAGTCTTTTTGATTTTTGGATTAGCTTTGCCATATTCGCCTGCTCTATGATTGCAGGTTCTTTGATTTTTGCTCAACTTCTTCAGCTCCCACCTTCTTTGAGAGAAGAATTCAATGCTCATCGAGAATCACTTCCTTTAAAGATATTCAAGAAAGTAATAGGTAAGAAAAATAAATTTACAATTAAGAATGTAGACGATAGTAAGACATCACAACAGCAGCCATTACCAGTCAAAGAGGTTGCAAAAGAAGATCCTAAGAAGCCTGTAGAAGGAGATAAGGCAAAGCCTAAGGCACCTGAAAAAGAACATTTTTCTTATAAATTACCACCTCCAGAACTTCTTCAGAAAGACAGAGGTGTTCCTAATTCCGGAGATACCACAATAAGCAAGGCAATGATTAAGAAAACCTTAGAAAACTTTGATATTCCGGTTGAGATGGGAGAGGCTTATACCGGACCAACCGTTACTCAGTACACGCTTAAGCCAGCTGAAGGAATTAAGCTTTCAAAGATTACAACTCTTTCTAATGATCTTTCCTTAGCTCTTGCGGCCCACTCTGTTAGAATAGAGGCTCCAATTCCAGGAAAGTCACTGGTTGGTGTTGAAATACCAAATAAGGTAAGATCTGAAGTAAGACTAAGAGGAATCGTCGATGATCCCAGGTTCTTTGATCCAGAAACTAGACTAACAATTGGAATGGGTAAAGATGTCTCCGGAGAATCAACCTATGCTCATCTTGAAAAAATGCCTCATCTTTTGATTGCCGGAGCCACTGGTGCGGGTAAGACCATATTCTTGAACACAGTTATATTGAGCCTTTTATTTAAGAATTCTCCTAAGACTTTAAGATTAATTTTGGTTGATCCTAAAAGAGTTGAGTTTACCCATTATGAGGAAATACCTCATTTATTGACACCAGTAATTCATGATGTTCATAAAACATGTAATGCCCTCAAATGGCTAACAGGAGAAATGGAAAGAAGATTAAAAGCTATGTCCGTGGTAAAAGCTCGAGACATTAAGAGTTATAATGTAATTGTTGCAAAAAACAATGAGTCCAAGAAGGGGGAAGAGATGGACCCTATGCCTTATATCGTCTTAATTGTAGATGAGCTGGCCGACCTTATGTCAACGAAGGGAAGAGATGTTGAGGCTGGTATTGTGCGACTTGCTCAAATGGCTAGAGCCGCTGGAATACATTTAGTGTTAGCTACTCAGAGGCCGTCTGTTGAAGTAATTACTGGATTAATCAAGGCAAACGTTACCTCAAGGGTAGCATTTCAAGTTGCTTCACAAATTGATTCCCGAACCATAATTGATACTTCCGGAGCCGAGAAATTAATTGGAGCCGGTGACTTTTTATATGTAACTGGAGATGTCGCTAAACCTAGAAGACTGCAAGGACCCTATGTTTCAGAAAAAGAAATTAAAGGAGTTGTTGAGTGGATGAAAGTTAACTACAAAGACATATTTGACGAGGAAGACGATCTTGGTGGAGGACTAGAGCTAGAGCTAGAAGTTTCATCACAAGAATCATTTAGCCCATTTTCATCTTCATCTGAGGATGGAAACGACGTATTATATGATGAAGCCAAGAAGCTTGTTCTCGAGAATAAAAAAGCTTCCGCATCATTTTTACAAAGAAGACTAAGAATTGGTTACGCTCGAGCTGCTAGATTAATTGATATGATGGAAGAGAGGGGTGTGGTTGGTTCTGGAGATGGTGCTAAAGCAAGAGAAGTATATGGGCAAGATGAAGATAACGATGAGGAATGGCATAAAATTTAATTTTATAATCTAATTTTTTTATGGCAAAAAAACAAAAATCAAAAGAAGAGAAGTTGGGTCTTAAGGAGTCAATTGAAGAAATTAAGCAAAGGTTCGGAGAAGGAGCTATTATGAAAATGAGAGATGTTCGAGCAGTTGATGTTGATGTTATTCCAACTGGCGCCGTTTCTTTAGATGCTGCCTTGGGGGTTGGTGGAATTCCAAGAGGAAGGGTAATTGAAATTTTTGGACCAGAGTCAAGCGGAAAAACTACACTAGCCCTTCATATTTTAGCTGAAGCCCAGAAGATGGGTGGTGTCGGAGCCTTTATTGATGCTGAAAATGCTCTTGATCCAGATTATGCTAAAAAGATTGGAGTAAATATTGACGAACTTTTAATATCTCAACCTGATTCAGGGGAGCAAGCATTACAAATCGTAGAAGCTTTGGTGAGATCAGAAGAAGTTGATGTTATAGTTATTGACTCAGTAGCTGCATTAGCTCCGAAGGCAGAAATTGCCGGTGAAGTTGGAGATTTTCAAATTGGACTCCAAGCAAGGCTTATGTCTTCAGCTTTAAGAAAATTATCTGGCATTATTTTTAAAACTAAAACATCCGTAATATTCTTAAATCAAACAAGAATGAAAATTGGAGTTATGTTTGGAAATCCAGAAACAACCTCTGGAGGATTGGCTTTAAAGTTTTACTCCTCAGTAAGAATAGACTTAAGAAGAATTGCTCAGATTAAACAAGGAGAAGAGATTGTTGGAAACCGTGCGAAAGCTAAGATAGTTAAGAATAAGGTTGCGGCACCCTTTAGAGTTGCAGAGTTTGATATCTATTACAATGAGGGAATTTCATATTTCGGTGATATTTTAAATATCGGAGTAAAAGAGGGGGTAATCAAAAAAGCGGGATCTTGGTATCAATATGGAGATATTAAGCTTGGACAAGGAACCGATGGAGCCAAGGTCTTTTTAAAAGAAAACCCAAAAGTTACCCAAGAGATTAGAGATATATTTATGGAAAAGCAAAAAACCTCCAATTAATTGGAGGTTTTCTCTGAATAGTTTATTACTTTGAAGTAATGGGAAGAAGTCCGACAGCTCGGGCTCTTTTTATTGATCTCGCAAGATGCCTTTGGTGATAAGAGCAAGTCCCGGTCTTTTTTCTTGGTCTTATTTTCTTAAGGCCAGAAATGAACTTGATTAACATTCTGGTTTCTTTGAAATCAATTTCTTTTATGTTGTTTTTGCAAAAATAGCACTCCATATTTTTCTATTAAAAAGGTATATCTTTTATATCAATTTCTCCTTCATCTTCCTGTATTACAGGCATTTTTTCAGAAGGGTTTCCTTTTTCTTGTTGAGGATATTCATTTCCTTTTGGTCCCATTTGTATGCTTTCTCCCACTATTTCGGTTTTA is from Candidatus Nealsonbacteria bacterium and encodes:
- a CDS encoding DNA translocase FtsK 4TM domain-containing protein encodes the protein MAKRKKKKRPAKKDPKKEGGLFPLPKQVKKTIISTSLFLASVVLLFSFLDLSGLAGRYLKNIFIILVGRSVFIIPVVFFIAGLIFIKTKYKRFLLPLIIASILVVLGLSGIFEILTSESSYFPSPNGTNEGGWLGNIIGSPLLSLFDFWISFAIFACSMIAGSLIFAQLLQLPPSLREEFNAHRESLPLKIFKKVIGKKNKFTIKNVDDSKTSQQQPLPVKEVAKEDPKKPVEGDKAKPKAPEKEHFSYKLPPPELLQKDRGVPNSGDTTISKAMIKKTLENFDIPVEMGEAYTGPTVTQYTLKPAEGIKLSKITTLSNDLSLALAAHSVRIEAPIPGKSLVGVEIPNKVRSEVRLRGIVDDPRFFDPETRLTIGMGKDVSGESTYAHLEKMPHLLIAGATGAGKTIFLNTVILSLLFKNSPKTLRLILVDPKRVEFTHYEEIPHLLTPVIHDVHKTCNALKWLTGEMERRLKAMSVVKARDIKSYNVIVAKNNESKKGEEMDPMPYIVLIVDELADLMSTKGRDVEAGIVRLAQMARAAGIHLVLATQRPSVEVITGLIKANVTSRVAFQVASQIDSRTIIDTSGAEKLIGAGDFLYVTGDVAKPRRLQGPYVSEKEIKGVVEWMKVNYKDIFDEEDDLGGGLELELEVSSQESFSPFSSSSEDGNDVLYDEAKKLVLENKKASASFLQRRLRIGYARAARLIDMMEERGVVGSGDGAKAREVYGQDEDNDEEWHKI
- the recA gene encoding recombinase RecA yields the protein MAKKQKSKEEKLGLKESIEEIKQRFGEGAIMKMRDVRAVDVDVIPTGAVSLDAALGVGGIPRGRVIEIFGPESSGKTTLALHILAEAQKMGGVGAFIDAENALDPDYAKKIGVNIDELLISQPDSGEQALQIVEALVRSEEVDVIVIDSVAALAPKAEIAGEVGDFQIGLQARLMSSALRKLSGIIFKTKTSVIFLNQTRMKIGVMFGNPETTSGGLALKFYSSVRIDLRRIAQIKQGEEIVGNRAKAKIVKNKVAAPFRVAEFDIYYNEGISYFGDILNIGVKEGVIKKAGSWYQYGDIKLGQGTDGAKVFLKENPKVTQEIRDIFMEKQKTSN
- the rpsR gene encoding 30S ribosomal protein S18 — protein: MECYFCKNNIKEIDFKETRMLIKFISGLKKIRPRKKTGTCSYHQRHLARSIKRARAVGLLPITSK